Genomic window (Vigna unguiculata cultivar IT97K-499-35 chromosome 10, ASM411807v1, whole genome shotgun sequence):
TGATGAACGCAAGGGTGGATCAAATGCTTGTGTTTGGGAGGGTCTTGCATCCATTTGTGTTATGATACCTTTTGTATTACTGTAAATATAATCTGGAATTAAGAAGTAATATTTTTCTCTGCATTGAACTGCCAAGTGCCAAAAATTTTCCTGTCAGAGTACAACAGCTACTTTGTTCATAATTTGAATGCCTCTCTAAAACACATTTCTTTCACTCACATTTTGATAAAAGTTGAAGTAATTTgtagttttaatatttacaatttaaaacgGGACAAAACAGGCCAATCAAAGCAAAATCCCTTCTTAATATACAATTCAGCCAAGGGAAAAGAAACtaagataataaaatacaatacagcATACGGATTTTCACTATCTCGTGTGTAAGTGGCAATAAAGTAGTAATAATAAGCTGGAAAAGCATCAGTTCAATTTTTTCATTCCAAACTTCTTGTCCACTCCAGAAATAGTCCTTAGAAGCTTCTTAGAACACATATCCTGTGCCTGTGTGGTGCGTTTTGCACGGGTCGCTCTTACCCAAGCAGGTTCCTGCAAAGAATACAGTACTATAACCTGTTATCTTTCATAAAGGAGCTTTAAAATGAAGGAATAATTGTGGATGGGAAGTGAAGAAGCCACCTCAGGAACGAATCGAGAGAAACCAAACTTAATCAACAAGAGAACATGCTCCATGATTAAGATTGCTGCAAGTCCAGGCTCTATTTTCCATTTCCCTTTCTCATCATATAGCCATGCTAAAAGGGCACAGTTGGTGCATATAGACATCAATATGAGAAACTGCAATATTCAGAACTCCCTCAAGTCAGTGCGAATGACTCGTGAAAGTGTAGAGTTTACAGATGAAAGCTCATTCAAaatctttctatttatttcaatatgtttttaGACCATTCACAAATATCCAATGCCATGAATAAAACGTACATTTTCTGGCGTGAGAGGAGCGCATTGGATATTACACACTGATTAGATAATgataaattatagtatataagtagaTGCAATTCTCACCTTACTTTATGAGGACGAGTTAGGCTTAAACTTCTTTCTTAATATGGTAAGTGAATTGTTCAAGATAATTGATAAGTGCCTTCAAAATTCCAgtgtaaataaacaaatacCTGAAATATGTTAAGCCAGGCTCCTACTGTTGCAGCAGCCCGAGGAACAGGGCGCCTCAAAATGGCTAGCAGCTTCAAAGCATCTGTCCTGATTTCCATAATATTGTTCTGAACAGCAAGGTAATAAGATGTCAACAAGTGCAAGCAAAATCAAGTGCAAAAAAAGGGAGGTGGAAGACGGCATTTATACCACAGCAGCAAAAACAAATGCAGGTGGAAATGCACAAGCAAACATCAAAATCATGCCAAACTGCAATGCCAATTCTAAGTAATCTGCAAACAGTACAGGTAAATGTCAATCTTGGATGTTTCTCAAATATGATAAGAAATTGAGCCTATTTATTTTCTACTTCAATATACACATGTATATTGAAGTGAAAATAGTTGTATTCcatatgataaattaattaaataccaCATAAAATCAAGAGTGTAATGAATTTAGAAGTACCATCAAATAATCCATCTTCAAGTTCATCACCAATGCTAGCAGAGTAAGGGGGCTTAAGGTATTCTTTCTCTACTCTAGAAGTAATTTGGATTTTTTCTCTTGCTTCTCCTCTCGCTCTCTTCTTATGTCTTGAGAAATAAAAGATAGTTTAGCAATTGTATAGTGGCAACATGTTAAACAAAGTAGATCTAGCATAGTCCATGTCCAAGGGAATGAAAAGGCTTACCGAACCCTGTATTTTTTATAGGTATACTTGAGATAAGGCAATGAATTTTCCAATAAGTTTTCCAGCACCTGGAAAGACGTTTTCTCTTACATCATTATGTTAAAGGAAAAACCTCAAACTAGACAGAAGGAAAGTAAAGGGAAAATGGGAGAAGGAAGAGACACAGACAACAGAAATTTTTTCTCAACAACCTCGGACAGTAGAAGCCGCTGAATCAACACTTGACGAAGAGTTGAAAAATTGCGATGCAACAAGGCATGATAAAAGATTCCAATGTATGTCTGCATAAAGTACAGACCAAACACCTGCAGGAGAATGTAAACCCTTAAGTTCCATTTTTAGGACAATGGGAAAAACTCGGATTAGTTACCTTGTAGACCAAGCTGTCAGCTCGTTTTTCTGTGTTTTCATTGTTTTCTTTCATGATAAGTTTGACAGACAGCTTGCCACCCATCTTGGTAATATACTGAATGGCGAATAGGTAAACAGCAGTGAGAGCAAACCTGAAAAACCCAGAACTAATATAAGAGTCTCATCAATGAAATATTTACTCCactaaatataagaatttatatgATTAACCAAAGATACTTTTTAGTATCAGATTATGGATTATTTAGTGGAGAAGAGTTAGTCCCCTTCTAATAGGATGCAACTCCACAACTTCAAAGTCATTCTAActctaataattatatgaaCACAACAGAAGATATTTAATTGagactcaagaaaaaaatagaattattgGAAAGAGAACTATACTGAAAGAAATTCCAAAACTGAAATAACAGAATATTCAATTAACTAAAAAGTATTTCATAAAGATGATATGCATTCTTACTTAATTACATCAGAATCAAGAATTTCATAAAGATGGGCATATGCCAACTCAAATGGTAACTGGAGGCATATGATGGTGACGATAATAAAAGTATCATTTCTGAATCGCAAGAAACGCTCAAGCCACTCAGATTTTTGGAATGCTTCCTTCGCTTTAATTCTATCAGACTCAAGTACTTTCATGAGTTCCATTGGGGGCTGCCAGGTGCTTTCCTTTCTGCCAGTGATCTTGTATCCTCCATCAGTTGTATCTACAGAACTAATAGGCCATCTGCAACACAACACCAAAACACAAGAGAAAGGGTGTGAAGGCAGAAGAATCGAAGAAAGTAAAAGAGAAAATTGATCGCATTGATCTCAAAAGAAGTAAAAAGTAAAACATTACCTAGCTAAAAGTGCATTGTTTTTACGCTTCCAGAACTGAGAAAACATTATAGCCCAAAGTATCACCATGATAAAGAAGACAGGGAGCAACACCAATTTCAATGGCCTAAAAGGTAATAAGAAGTCCTAAAACTGCTTAACTAGATGCAAAAACTAAAGAAGAAGTTGTAGTATAAACAAAAACCAACAGATAGATTGGCCCACCCAAAATCTATCAATTGCAAAGTAAGCCCAAATGCAGCAGGAACGAGCAGCCACCGTGTGTACATTCCAAGAAAAGCAAAGTATATTGCAATCTGCAGATTATTCATTCCTTCATTGGATAAGGAGAATGGACAACATCAATTTCATACAATATTATAAAGCTCATAGAGTCAGGGCCACATTAACCTTTGCCCCATAATATGTATAAATCTCATCTATTGGCTGACTTGTGAAGTGCCACCAATGAAGTGCCCAACTCCTGAGAagcttctttctctttttttcatctATCAACCAAAAGCAATATTAGTTCAGGCTTCAAGTCACACTAATCTAGAGAAAAAAATGATGGCACATGTGAGTAAAAACACCATGCAAAGGAAAGACTTGCTTAACAATGTTCTCTGATTCCAATTTCAGAATCAGATTCTCCCCAATTTCCCAATTGATTTCTTTTCCATCAAATTTAAGGGCTTTCGCGGACTTGCTGTCGTTTACCTGCAAGTTCAAGTCACAAGATAACAAAAATGTTACGGCATGCCAATAGGGCAGTTCACACAAGACTGCATGGCCTTAATCTGAGAATGCACTTTGCTAACATTTTCTTGAATTAGAAAAAGCTAAGGCACCTATAATCTGAGAATCATATGAAACAACAAGCGGTATGTGTGGAGCTAGCTAACAAACAtaatagagaaagagaaattTTGACTCATTGACACAAAGGATAGCTACGGAAAAAACTCACTATTCCATATATTAAGTGACAGTAGCACTGAAAACGCTCACACCAACTGAAAATGGAACCATCCGGTTGTTTCACAAAAGCTTCGACCTCCTCCACCTCAAATTGCAAATCCATACCTGCCATTTATTACAAGACACATTAACACCAGCATAGGAATTGCATAACCAGTCACATGCTGGTTACCACCATTTGACATAGTGAACTTAAAATAGTAATAGGCATAACAGATATCCCCTTTGTGGGATTTTTGCAATATACCAATATGAGTCCGTTTCTTGATTTGCAGTTCAGCTGCAGCCCTCCCCAATGTTTCCAAAGGTGCAGCCAACTTAACAAATACAAATAAGTTTTAGCCACTCATCAAAAAACTTAAATTAGACAAAGAAAACTGATTATACTACAACACTGatgaaaaagattgaaaaagattAACAGAAAGGATTTTCTTATGCATAccaaataggaaaaaaaagaattcaaGATACGAACTGTAAAGAATAGAAGAATAGCATTGGATGAAAGTGACTGACATGAATGAAACATACAGAAGAAATGAGAAAAACCTAACCTTGATGAACTCATCTGCAATGCCAATAACTCTCTCAACTTCAAACCCCACCTTCTCAAACTCCTTTACAAGGACGTGTGCACAGTCACATGATTTGTCTTCCTCCTGAATCACTCTCCTAGGAATCACCACCCCCATCTCAAAAACACGTTCTTCATTTTCATCCTCGCTCATCTTTAACCTCACTGACCCAATGCAAGTGAGAAGAGccaaataaaaacaaatccACCACCCCTTACCCCCTTCGCCAATTCAAACAGCCAAATTATGGACTTTGTTTCAAAAGCAAAGCAAAGCTTCAAATGGGCACCAGAAAGATCCAGTCTTGgccaaaaagatttttaaaaaatgacataAAGATGAAGAATTCCCAGGAGGAATGGGTGTATTGCGTTGAAAAAGGTGTCACCGTCCAGGGGATGGAAAATTAAGACAATGTGTAGTATGTGTGGGTTCAAACAAACCCGAATTGCGAGAATTCCAAAGGAAACGGTTGAATTGAATACTATAAACACAAACTAAAACGTGAggaaaatgacagaaaaaagaaaaataggatGATGAAGGAGGATTTGAACAAATTTGAGGAAGGTGTCCCAAAAACCTCTCATGAGGGAGAGACAGACACACAAACATTGCTATTTtgtgcttttttattttttattttttcaaaaagttcTCCCAAATTATATACTCTTTCTCTCAGTGCAtacaatttatttgaactttCTTATCcattctacatttttttttttgtagtttttccTTACATTAATTATCTCGGTTCAAAATAATAGATATCAAgacatcttctttttcttttgctatAAATCAAGACTACAAAATTTAAGACTTTAGTTCTAGAATTTTACcacacttattattttatatattcattatttaaaaacaagttaaaaatgATTATAACTAATGTTATCATCtcaactaatatatatatatatatatatatatatatatatatttaatttaagcgagttgtgatttatatattttttttatttgttaaccTATCATCTATAATAAATTTCCTTGTCATAATCACTGTTTTAATCACCGAGAcgcaaattaaaaataatttcttaatatataaaaacaagatgcatgaagtaaataattttcttccaaacattacttttatattatatatatatatatatatatatatatataaacataaatgtaaacaaaaattaaacattgataattaattattaaaaaatgaaaatatgatattaaaaaatatttatctttattggataataaaaattaaacatattttcaaatttaaaattataaatgataacttccaattttaagaataaatttcTCTTCTCCTTATAGTATGGGAGATAAAATGTCCACATGaattctttttttagttttttcaataAACATGGACAGTATTTAAGCTACCATAAACTGTAACCTATACTTTTATTCTGGTGTATGGTGGAATAgtttaacaatatataatttcatattttatttaattttcatgttaaGTCAAAGTTAAATatagaatataaatttaattccacagattaatcataaaatttatataggtAATTTATAGatctataataaattatgatttaatataTAGTTTAACTATGTAACTAAGTATTGGTTTATTCAtgtctttgaaatttgaaatatatattttcagtattttatattaaaaaaatattttagtctcTCAAATCTATTCAAGTAGAACTTTAGTTTctcaaaactaaatttaaaacacCAAGAACAATTTTAATCTCAAAATCTTGAAATTCAACCTTAAATCTTAAATCTTACATTTTAATCGATTCATCTTAATGTCTgaaaatttagtttattttagttGAAATATAGCAAAAAAATCTCAATAGAAAATCCAAATAGATTTAGCAATAGTATAATATGCTTGCATGAGTCATGGTTGTTCCCTTTATGAATCATGTACACGTTCAAAAAGAATCTTAGTTTAGACAAAAGGaaaagtagaagaaaaaaagaaaagaaaaagagtgaaaGAAAGATGAGGAAAAAAAGTGATACTATCTTATAacctcaattttaaaatatttttctctacaCTTTTTTAAATACTATATGAGTTCTTAATttgttgattaattttaatattacaaaaCTGGATTGTGAGATTTCTTCGTGCTCCTTGTTATTAATCTTTTTAcctcatctttttcttctcaatttttatattatttttcattcactaattatcattattttctttatgaCTTTATTTGGAATAAATTGTTCTTAAAAATGGGTTATTTAATGTGTATGGCTCCGGCCAAAATGGAGTAAATCacatgtttttatgttttttattcaaTGAGAGAAGACTTGGAAGTATTTTAAAAACTCACACTACAGAATGTAACACGTTTTTAATGAGTTGTTTGAAAAATGACTTTATGCATtggtatttaaaataaaatttaatacatttattttattatgaattataccatcgtgttttctttttaagttttattttattttattttatttttctattttgaacatgtacattttatattatgcTATCTTGTATGCTTTTCAGAGATGAATATTATTTAGTGTTAAATACGtttttatctcttaactttcagtcaattttagaatttgtcaattttaaaattttggatcaatttagtcatttatcttttgaaatacgtgaatttagtcattttaatcatattttattatatttatttgatgttttgtacgtATCTGATTATTGTATTTGActtgtttatattgttttacatatttttgttttaatgttaattcaaatactattatgaaatgcgtttgcgtttgaaatgttaaataaccTTAACACaagatttgattaaaatgactaaattcacgttatcacgtatttcgaaagatgaatgactaaattagtccaaaaatttgaaagggactaattccaaaatccACTTCAAGTTTAAGGATCaagaacatatttaaccatattatttaatatagatGTCGTttccaaaaatgaaaaaaaaactcattaattTCTTTCATAATAAATGCAATATATGAATTAATGTAAGGCCCAGTTTTATTtctgccctaatgtttaagggttggccttaatctgttgggcctaagggctggcccatagggtgctaaGGCCCTAAAGCTGCTAGGGTTTCCAATTCTGATTCATTTCTTGCAAAATAGAACCCTAAACGTTGCCCCCTTCCTTTCAGGACGCTCTGCTAGGGCTTGACTCCGATCTTGGCCAAAGATTTCTCTAGCTCAGCTTTGTTTTCGCTCCGTGTAAGTGTTTCTCAAGCTCGTACCTGTACTCCCTAAAGCTTATTTTCGTGTTCTTCCTTCTAGGGTTCCATAATAACTTTGTTCTTCCTTTGCCCCGCTGTTCTTCCATTTTCTGAAACCACTTCTCGAACTGTTGCACTCCGTAGTTGGTGTCGAGGTCCCGTATAAGCCCtctccaagtaagggaagctagacttCGCGTTTTGATTCACTTTTGTATGTGTTGGTTCTGTTTCGAGTTCTGGTGCTAGCATGTTGCTTATGATGATGTAAAAATGCCTTGGGTGCTATCATGAGTGAGTCTGTGTTTGAGCATGCGTGGAACAGTGGTGGAAACTTATatactcgcctaggcgagctcatctcgcccaggcgagaacaGCGGGAACTCGCTCAGGTTTTTGCTCGAgcgctcgcctaggcgagctgctGTATTTTTGAGCGACGaacagtctcgcctaagcgagagctcacGACATTTTCCCGGAGCCACTgttgcagtctcgcctaagcgagagtctgctGTTTGAGCGAGAGCACTCTTCTCGCATGAGCAAGGACtccagcttgagcgagacctcttTTGGGTTTTTGCTATGCTTTGTCTCTTGAATGTTGATGGTTGTTTGATTGGCTGGTTCATTGACTTATTAAGTACAAAGGGGGTGGATATGCATGTGCTATGTATGTTATGGGTGAGaacaaatgaattgaaaatGAGCTTGGCATGAGATATATTTGATGGTTGATCACTCATACTAAATGACATGTTAAGGGTATGCATAGGAatttcatgattgattgataATGTATGGGTAAGGGTGgtttaggacataattccatgacccttgtagcggggctcgtggtggtgcctcatcttaCGGACGTAATTCTGCGGGCCCTTCTTGGAAGAGTCCCCAGTGGTGCCTCAACAATAGGACCTAATTCCATGGACCCTCTTAGGGGGAGTcaatggtggtgcctcatcgtATGGGCGTAATTCTATGGACCCTCTTAGGGGGGGAGTcaatggtggtgcctcatctattggacttaattccatggACCTCGGGGTGatagctcatggtggtgcctcaacataAGGACTAATTCTACGGGggtatcgtggtggtgcctcaaggccaggacgtaattccacggaggtctcgtggtggtgcctcatgtaaggatgtaattccgcgaaggcctcgtggtgatgcCTCACTGCTAGGACATAATTTCACAGTttggtggtggtgcctcatcgtATGTATCCGGATTAGTCAAGTTTAAAAGCCCTAAGTGGTTTGGGTATATCATGTGTGGATGTTTGTTAATTATGATTGGTTTTAAATTTACCTGCTGAGTGTTATAATATAAGGATctgttacactagcttaccctttcgcttgtttgtatgattgtgtgtggtttcttcctttgcgatgatcatcaaccttgttgatgtgagcagatgtgagaacctgGCAGTGGTGATAATAGAGATGCTGCGGTTTGATGATATCTTGGACGACTATCAGGCTCACTATGGGGGTCTTAGCGTTTGGAgtttagtagtagtagtagtttcTCTCGCTCTTGGCAAGTTTTTGTACCTCGTTTAGGCCTGTGGAGCCACTTCCTTTTATTATGGATATGTTGGGGTACTGTGTACGTCATATTCCGTCTTTCCACActctctaaatatttaatatatatatatatatatatatatacatatatatatatatatatatatatatatatatatatatatatatatatggtgtttatttaaattggaattatctatttaaaatgggatgttacaattaaaaataaaagtaaaataaactttactttttataatttttgtataatttccTTAGTAGGGTTTTGTTAAGTAATCTAATCGGAATTCCCTTGTTGAATTTACTAATATATGCATATTAAATacacatattatttatttagtaagaATTCCTTTTGTAAGCAATATACTACATTAATCTACCACCACAAAAGTAATCGGTATTATTGACAGCTGAAATTCtttgaagataaaaaacatTAGTTAGTGAATGTCTTTTTTGGACGGAAAAAATAATTGTCAATAGAAAACATTACCAATAATATTTATGGATAAATGAGAAAACCATTTATTGACTGATAATTTCGTTGATAATTAATTCTCACAATATTACGAACAAATATAGTCGtcaataaatttacaaaatgaaaatatctgTCAATAAATacaatacattttctttttgaaacaaTGAACTATATTCTATACACTTAAACATAACTACTGGTCTTtatttcaaacaaatataaataaaattacaaatatatatataaattttaaggtCTATAtacttattaataatattaatcaattctcattaattgtttaatttcaaacattaaaaataaatatgtaaaatatagttataattttattataataaattaaaattacaaatataaaaatattgaaataaattaataatatttaacataatcttcatataatatattatgatgTTACTTTATTATACTGCAACAAGTCTAAAACAGcttgtaatatataaattactttGCTATAATAAATAAGGATACGTATTGATATCAAGTTTCACTCGTTCTCAAACATAACTCGtaaaagaaaatctaaaaagaaaatgatacaAATCTTGTGAAGactttaagttttaaaataaaactttacttaatataaaattttaataaattttaacaactttaaCTAAAGTTAACAAATTAAccttttttcatttcttcaatTTGAGATTCAATCTAGTCTTaacataatcaaatttaaaaaacgaGAAAACTCTACTTACctttaagaaaatgaagtttaaaaaaataaaaacacatgaaataattaaagaatttcaagACCTTGGAGTTCTAGAATTTATAACCAATTAAAACTGAATTTCAAGGatacaaattaattgaaaatgtcACTTTCCCCAACCATAACACaaacagaaaaaagaataaaaacattctaaaacaaaaagttatatttattttttttgtcggTTATGAATGATTTCAAACTTACTAATTACTATAAActagagaaggaaaaaaaagaaacgaAATGAAAAATTCTAaacaaatgaagaaaagaaaatttagaaagAGAAATGAAAGAGAAGATGGTATCCAcgagaatgaagaaaaaaaagaaaaaaacgtttTCAAT
Coding sequences:
- the LOC114167652 gene encoding anoctamin-like protein At1g73020; protein product: MSEDENEERVFEMGVVIPRRVIQEEDKSCDCAHVLVKEFEKVGFEVERVIGIADEFIKLAAPLETLGRAAAELQIKKRTHIGMDLQFEVEEVEAFVKQPDGSIFSWCERFQCYCHLIYGIVNDSKSAKALKFDGKEINWEIGENLILKLESENIVKQVFPLHDEKKRKKLLRSWALHWWHFTSQPIDEIYTYYGAKIAIYFAFLGMYTRWLLVPAAFGLTLQLIDFGPLKLVLLPVFFIMVILWAIMFSQFWKRKNNALLARWPISSVDTTDGGYKITGRKESTWQPPMELMKVLESDRIKAKEAFQKSEWLERFLRFRNDTFIIVTIICLQLPFELAYAHLYEILDSDVIKFALTAVYLFAIQYITKMGGKLSVKLIMKENNENTEKRADSLVYKVFGLYFMQTYIGIFYHALLHRNFSTLRQVLIQRLLLSEVLENLLENSLPYLKYTYKKYRVRHKKRARGEAREKIQITSRVEKEYLKPPYSASIGDELEDGLFDDYLELALQFGMILMFACAFPPAFVFAAVNNIMEIRTDALKLLAILRRPVPRAAATVGAWLNIFQFLILMSICTNCALLAWLYDEKGKWKIEPGLAAILIMEHVLLLIKFGFSRFVPEEPAWVRATRAKRTTQAQDMCSKKLLRTISGVDKKFGMKKLN